The window GTTGAACTTGCAATAACCTTAATCAATTACCCAATTCTTGCCCATTgcaatttaaccaaaaaacaatTCATTGACTAAATAAATAATCTCAAACCATGATGGTTTTACTTCAAGGTTCTCCAATTTCTTGTTCCagtgaaataaaaatatcacTTAGCTATAATGCATTCAAATTCAACAGAGCAAGTAGACAAAAAGAATTACAAGTTTtggtaaataaaatattttcatttcaaattatcTATTGTATTTAGTATTATTGCTCCAGTTATGGGCTGCACACACAAGCTGTCTTTTTCTCACTCTAGCATTGCCCTTTGTTACATTGAGAACAAAATGACAAGAAACACTAAACACAAAGAAAGGAAACATACCTTCTCAAGGTTTGCTGCATACTTTGCTACATGCCTTCATCAAGATCATCACTAACTTCACACCGTCTCAAGGTTCTACTCACATCAACATCTTCTTCGTAGGATTCTCTAAGACAATATGTCATCCTAAAAACATCCCAATCAGATCAGAACAAGTCAACCCAAaagcgcacacacacacacacacaaaagcaTCCTTTACCTTTTTACTAGTTGGGGTTATCAAAAGTTAaagtattttttcttctttgagtAACCATAGATGACAATGAACTTAGTTGCTAAATGCTCATTAACAAATACGGTAAAGAACTTTCcataaataagataaaaaaaaccTGGAGTGATTATCATGAGTTAGAGAGGCAAAGAATCATTAGATAAATTGCAATGAGAAGTATCTTAACCACCAACTTAGGATCAGTCTGTTATATATAAATCACCAGAAGATGTATGCCAATAGGCAGTGCAGCACACATTGAAATTTCACTATCAGAATGTGTAGGTAAACTGGTAAAGAGACAAGCTTTAGCAAAGGATATTGGATTACATCAAAGACCAGCTTTGCAGTAACACCTAAGGCCCGCAATCTCTCAATGATTGGCTTAACATGAATTGACTGAAGAGGTATAAATGTCTGAGGAGGAAGCCTTTGTTCTTTCAAATACTGCATAGAAGCAAGAGAAATAACTAGTAATCTTAATCAACTCAATTAAATCTATAATATTAAGTCAAAAAATCAATAACggaattattttataaaatcttgtGCATTCAAACTATAATTGTACTAAGCACACTTTTGAA of the Quercus robur chromosome 10, dhQueRobu3.1, whole genome shotgun sequence genome contains:
- the LOC126702546 gene encoding uncharacterized protein LOC126702546 isoform X1, whose protein sequence is MSKLNLWFCVLRAFNVIAGAFALVFQLNEWSRRVQISLSVGLKARTSVGDLSTLTLKSELIFLPFLSSHQYLKEQRLPPQTFIPLQSIHVKPIIERLRALGVTAKLVFDVIQYPLLKLVSLPVYLHILIVKFQCVLHCLLAYIFW